The proteins below are encoded in one region of Terriglobales bacterium:
- a CDS encoding ABC transporter ATP-binding protein — protein sequence MPVIIEVAEARKSYHVGKVDVPALRGVSFNVDRGEFVSILGPSGSGKSTLFYLLGGLTRADSGKVVIDGDDFTRLSDAERTRLRKTKIGFVFQKFNLLPTLDARTNIEISMNIAGKNSSDRAYLDRITDLLGISKRLMHRPSELSGGEQQRVALARALINQPAIILADEPTGNLDTRNSEAVLDLLRQSNKELGQTILMITHNPEAAEFSDRSIHMRDGQIVDPAHEPHLHPKK from the coding sequence ATGCCAGTCATCATCGAAGTCGCAGAGGCCCGCAAGTCTTACCATGTCGGCAAAGTGGACGTGCCGGCGCTGCGCGGCGTCTCCTTCAATGTGGATCGTGGCGAGTTCGTATCCATTCTTGGCCCGTCCGGTAGCGGAAAATCAACGCTGTTCTACCTCCTCGGCGGACTCACGCGCGCAGATTCAGGCAAAGTCGTGATCGACGGCGACGACTTCACCCGGCTGTCCGACGCCGAGCGTACCCGGCTGCGCAAGACGAAGATCGGTTTCGTTTTCCAGAAGTTCAACCTGCTCCCGACCCTCGATGCCCGCACCAATATCGAGATCTCGATGAATATCGCGGGAAAGAACAGCTCCGACCGTGCGTACCTCGATCGCATCACAGATCTCCTTGGCATCAGCAAGCGGCTCATGCATCGTCCATCGGAACTTTCCGGTGGCGAACAGCAGCGTGTCGCGCTTGCCCGCGCACTCATCAACCAGCCGGCCATTATCCTTGCCGACGAGCCCACCGGAAATCTCGACACCAGGAACTCCGAGGCCGTCCTCGACCTGCTGCGGCAATCAAACAAGGAACTCGGGCAGACGATCCTGATGATCACGCACAATCCCGAAGCCGCCGAGTTCAGCGACCGCTCCATCCACATGCGCGATGGGCAGATCGTCGATCCGGCCCACGAGCCGCACTTGCATCCCAAGAAGTAA
- a CDS encoding STAS domain-containing protein — protein MADRNFELDVRPGAQATTTVIAVSGKIVMENVPEFRQAWQTLQGDKVIFDLSRVTYMDSSGIGSLVNAHVACANRGRKMAIAGASDRLQRLMSLTQVDKVFRLYPDLTAAESGLQTTARGGIA, from the coding sequence ATGGCGGATAGAAACTTCGAGCTCGACGTCCGGCCAGGCGCTCAGGCCACCACAACTGTAATCGCAGTTTCCGGAAAGATCGTCATGGAGAATGTCCCCGAGTTCCGCCAGGCATGGCAGACTCTGCAAGGCGACAAGGTAATCTTCGATCTTTCTCGGGTCACCTACATGGATTCCTCCGGCATAGGCTCTCTCGTGAACGCCCACGTCGCCTGTGCCAATCGCGGCAGAAAGATGGCGATTGCCGGCGCCTCCGACCGGCTACAGCGACTGATGAGCCTCACGCAGGTGGACAAGGTCTTCCGCCTTTATCCGGACCTTACAGCCGCTGAATCGGGACTCCAGACCACCGCGCGAGGGGGCATCGCCTGA